Genomic window (Vampirovibrionales bacterium):
GCCAGCGCTTCTGCGGTCAGCGGCGCGTCATCGCTGAGGCGAAACAGGCCCAGCGGCTCGAAGGGAACTCGAATTATCGGGGGCGCAGGAATGCCCGCCTCGCGCAGCAGGGCGCGCAGGCGCGATTCGCTGTCATCGCACGGGGTTTTGGTGAGCCAGAGGGCGTCGGCGCGGCGCAGCGCGCTCAGAGGTTCCCGTAAGGGACCGACCGGCAGGAGAGCCCCGTTGCCGAACAGGCGCTCGGCGTCAATCAGCGCAATATTGACGTCTCGGGCGAGGCGGCGATACTGAAAGCCGTCATCCAGCAGCAGAATATCGGGGTGATAGTCTTCGACGGCGCGCCGGGCGTTATCGGCGCGATGACGACCGACAATCACCGGGATGTCGGGCAGCAGGCATTGCAGCCAATACGCTTCGTCTCCGTGATCGGGCGATTGCGGGCGTCCATACGCCAGCGGCTGGCGCGCGCCGTAGCCTCGGGTGAGAATCACGACGCGTTTGCCCATGGCCTGCCAGCGCTCGGCCAGGGCCAGCGTCACCGGGGTTTTACCCGTGCCGCCGGTGGTGAGGTTACCGATGCTGACAACATGGGCGGCAGCTTGCGTTACGGCCAGCCAGTTCTGGTCATAGAGCCAGTTTCGCGAGGCGACGACGGCGGCGTAGGGCCACGATGCAGCGCGCGCCAGCCCTCGCGCGCCGGACAGCGCGTTGGGGGAATCGTGAAAGCGGGCGATTCGCTGTTTCAAAGCAATCCTCTTTGGGTCTGATCCTCTATTATGTCGAAAACCAGTCGAAAAGCGGCAGAATAACGTGCGGGGAAGTGGGCGAAAGAGCGGGAAATTTGCGATTGCGACGCTTGGGTGTTCAAAAGACGCCCCCTTTGGCGCCGTCTTTCTACCCCTTTTGAACACCCCGTTTGGCTCTCTCTGAAGGCACTTCAGCCCTTTTTCGACAGGGTTTGGCTCCTTAGATGATGATGACTTCTTTTAAATAACGGGTTTTGGATCTTTCTTCTGGGGAGGGTTGGGGGCTTATGTCGGGGGATCGTTCCATGTATCGCCTTTGTCGGTCAATCGAAAGAGGAATGAAAGCCCATCATCGCCCGTCTTCTAAGAATCTGCTTAACTACCCTTCGCATCTAATTCTAAAGAAATTCTTATGGGTTGGGGAGAGGGGGCAATCGTGCTCTTTTGGTTGTTTTTATTTTTATGCAAGGTGTTTTGAAGGTCGTTGCGTCAGAGTTTGATAGGAAGCGTGATTGTCCCGAGAGAGGATGCGACCGCATAGCCGAAA
Coding sequences:
- the lpxK gene encoding tetraacyldisaccharide 4'-kinase, with protein sequence MKQRIARFHDSPNALSGARGLARAASWPYAAVVASRNWLYDQNWLAVTQAAAHVVSIGNLTTGGTGKTPVTLALAERWQAMGKRVVILTRGYGARQPLAYGRPQSPDHGDEAYWLQCLLPDIPVIVGRHRADNARRAVEDYHPDILLLDDGFQYRRLARDVNIALIDAERLFGNGALLPVGPLREPLSALRRADALWLTKTPCDDSESRLRALLREAGIPAPPIIRVPFEPLGLFRLSDDAPLTAEALADAPTRALCGIAHPASFERTLAQLGLRPRQTLCFADHHAYDETDVAALAASRVEGEWLATTEKDAVKLKPLLSGPLAARTAVVRLRAIVPPLDFSLNLPL